The DNA segment CTTCACCTGGCTTCTGCTCCTGTTGCTCTTCGCTTACTTCATCTTCAAAGGCGAGATTAAGCAAAGGGAGCTTCCCCCTGTGAGCGTTCACAAATCCCTCCTCTGGGCGTCTATAATCCTCCTCGCGGTGGACCTTATCCTTGCCCAGGAGGGGAAGGCGCTCTGGACTTTCCCAATAACCCTTGGAGTGCTGTTATTGATTGGGAGGAAAGTCCCCCTCGCCGTTGACTGGACGCTCCTCCTGACGTTTGCTTTCATCTTTGCGGACTTCGGGGAAATTGCACTCATCCTTTCCTCCTCGGGGGTTTTCTTCCCCCACCCCGGACTCGGCCTTTTTTTGACCTCTGCCTTTCTGAGCCAGCTGGTAAGCAACGTCCCGGCCACGGTTCTCCTGCTTGGAGGGAGTGAGTGGCTCCCGCTGGCCGCTGGCGTAAACGTTGGCGGAACTGGCCTGATAATCGGCTCGCTGGCCAATCTGATAGCGGTGAGGATAGCGCGGGTTGGGATTAAGGAGTTCCACCGCTATTCGGTTCCCTACTTCCTTCTGGTTACTCTTCTATCCCTCCTGATTTTGTGGCTTTAGTTATCAGATGAGCTTAGG comes from the Thermococcus celericrescens genome and includes:
- a CDS encoding SLC13 family permease, yielding MAYEGVRNFLKREWFLSALVILYLALLLRDGSLLRRTPGLVDWGSLYLIGSLILVSRGLELSGIFTRLSCRLLSLSGGSERRLAFILLPTIAISSTVIMNDTAMLIFIPLILTLSRISGKDLSGLVILSSMAANVGSALTPIGNPQNVIIWNHYGIPFHSFVLRMLPFVFTWLLLLLLFAYFIFKGEIKQRELPPVSVHKSLLWASIILLAVDLILAQEGKALWTFPITLGVLLLIGRKVPLAVDWTLLLTFAFIFADFGEIALILSSSGVFFPHPGLGLFLTSAFLSQLVSNVPATVLLLGGSEWLPLAAGVNVGGTGLIIGSLANLIAVRIARVGIKEFHRYSVPYFLLVTLLSLLILWL